From uncultured Pseudodesulfovibrio sp.:
GGTCAAGAGGTAGACAATCATGGGCGACGCGATGAAAACACACTCCATGGCTCGCCCTTTTCTTCTATTCTCGGCACTCTGCATTCTTGCCGTGACCATGCTCTCTGGGTGCGGGACAAAATCTCCTACGCCCATATCACCCGATTCAGTCGTCCACAGTCAACCAGCCTCGCCAAAGGCTGCCTCGATCATTCGCACGGCGCGAGTATTGGTGGGGTATCCATACAAATGGGGTGGACACATGCCAGAAACAGGATTCGACTGTTCAGGACTTATCTGGTTCGTGTACCGACAAAACGGCATCAACCTGCCCCGCGTATCGTGGCAGCAGTTCGGCACGGGAGCATCGGTCAAACGAAGTGACATCCGTCCCGGTGATCTCGTTTTCTATGATGTGAAAAAAACAGGGAAGTCCCTGCATGTCGGCATTGTTACGGACCGCGCCACCTTTGTGCATGCTCCCAGCTCCGGTAAACAGGTTATGGAAT
This genomic window contains:
- a CDS encoding C40 family peptidase; translation: MGDAMKTHSMARPFLLFSALCILAVTMLSGCGTKSPTPISPDSVVHSQPASPKAASIIRTARVLVGYPYKWGGHMPETGFDCSGLIWFVYRQNGINLPRVSWQQFGTGASVKRSDIRPGDLVFYDVKKTGKSLHVGIVTDRATFVHAPSSGKQVMESSLNSPYWAQHYLGARRVL